One window of Burkholderia cepacia GG4 genomic DNA carries:
- a CDS encoding FAD-dependent oxidoreductase, giving the protein MDRRTFLVASAAASLAACGRTGWLETTPRVGYPGMREGHALRDHAALPPPSGTIETDVAILGAGAAGLSCAWQLARAGHTHFVVLTGPEFGGNAAGGRFGELGYPKGAHYLPLPSLESAHLRDMLADLGVIESAPFSTRPVYDERALVHAPDERLFIAGQWQDGIVPTAGLDADALAQQTRFFAYTDGLRTARGADGRKVFCIPIAESSRDPRWRALDRRSFKQWLLDEGYTAHALHWYLNYCCRDDYGAGYEHVSAWAGLHYFSSRGGHARDADDGAVLTWPDGLHTMVTKLANSIGARTGSNAWSRDGFAVRATERAGGVDVLCARVADDGTLTTFTLKARRVVSAMPLFVAARVFPQLHAYGFDPARDLPPRAPWLVSNFLLDGMPDEASGVPLAWDNVVYDGAGLGYVVSTHQLIRMSPPTRSVFSAYQALSTRTPDDTRRWLAQAEPDALREQAAVDLQAVYGRELWKHASALEITVRGHAMATPDVGFLSRRGLLALRDADGPVVFAHADLSGLSLFEEASYWGMLAARRVLA; this is encoded by the coding sequence ATGGACCGCCGCACGTTCCTCGTCGCGTCCGCGGCCGCGTCGCTCGCCGCGTGCGGCCGCACCGGCTGGCTCGAGACGACGCCGCGCGTCGGCTACCCCGGCATGCGCGAAGGCCATGCGCTGCGCGATCACGCGGCGCTGCCGCCGCCGTCCGGCACGATCGAGACCGACGTCGCGATCCTCGGCGCCGGCGCGGCCGGCCTGTCGTGCGCGTGGCAGCTCGCACGCGCCGGTCATACGCACTTCGTCGTGCTCACGGGCCCCGAATTCGGCGGCAATGCGGCCGGCGGCCGCTTCGGCGAGCTCGGTTATCCGAAGGGCGCGCACTACCTGCCACTGCCGTCGCTCGAATCCGCCCATCTGCGCGACATGCTCGCCGATCTCGGCGTGATCGAATCCGCGCCGTTCTCCACACGACCCGTGTATGACGAGCGCGCGCTCGTGCACGCGCCCGACGAACGCCTGTTCATCGCCGGCCAGTGGCAGGACGGCATCGTGCCGACGGCCGGCCTCGACGCCGACGCGCTCGCGCAGCAGACGCGCTTCTTCGCCTACACGGACGGCCTGCGCACCGCACGCGGCGCGGACGGCCGCAAGGTGTTCTGCATCCCGATCGCGGAATCGTCGCGCGACCCGCGCTGGCGCGCACTCGACCGCCGCTCGTTCAAACAGTGGCTGCTCGACGAGGGCTACACCGCACACGCGCTGCACTGGTACCTGAACTACTGCTGCCGCGACGACTACGGCGCGGGCTACGAGCACGTGTCCGCCTGGGCCGGGCTCCACTACTTTTCGTCGCGCGGCGGCCATGCGCGCGATGCGGACGACGGCGCGGTGCTGACCTGGCCCGACGGGCTGCACACGATGGTGACGAAGCTCGCCAATTCGATCGGCGCGCGCACCGGTTCGAACGCGTGGTCGCGGGACGGCTTCGCCGTTCGCGCGACCGAACGCGCGGGCGGCGTCGACGTGCTGTGCGCGCGCGTCGCCGACGACGGTACGCTGACGACGTTCACGCTGAAGGCGCGGCGCGTCGTCAGCGCGATGCCGCTGTTCGTCGCCGCACGCGTGTTTCCGCAGCTGCACGCCTATGGCTTCGATCCCGCGCGCGACCTGCCGCCGCGCGCGCCGTGGCTCGTGTCCAACTTCCTGCTCGACGGGATGCCGGACGAAGCGTCCGGCGTGCCGCTCGCGTGGGACAACGTCGTCTATGACGGCGCGGGGCTCGGCTATGTCGTGTCGACACACCAGTTGATCCGGATGTCGCCGCCGACGCGCTCGGTGTTCTCCGCGTATCAGGCGCTGAGCACGCGCACGCCGGACGACACGCGCCGCTGGCTCGCGCAGGCGGAGCCCGACGCATTGCGCGAGCAGGCGGCGGTCGACCTGCAGGCCGTGTACGGGCGCGAGCTGTGGAAGCATGCGAGCGCGCTCGAGATCACCGTGCGCGGCCACGCGATGGCGACGCCCGACGTCGGCTTCCTGAGCCGGCGGGGGCTGCTCGCACTGCGCGATGCCGACGGCCCCGTCGTGTTCGCGCATGCGGACCTGTCCGGGCTGTCGCTGTTCGAGGAAGCGTCGTACTGGGGCATGCTCGCGGCCCGGCGCGTGCTCGCCTGA
- a CDS encoding DUF350 domain-containing protein codes for MNSAYLYAVHLLSAFVLLFVFAAVYLKVTPFDELALIRDGNAAATLSFGGALVGFCLTLASSIAHNSTLGEVVLWAVGAMAVQLVTYAVLTRLIPGMNHAIEDRNVAMGGLMGTASLVVGIINAACLT; via the coding sequence ATGAATAGTGCCTATCTTTATGCGGTTCATTTACTGTCGGCGTTCGTGCTGCTTTTTGTGTTCGCGGCAGTGTACCTGAAGGTCACCCCGTTCGACGAACTGGCGCTGATCCGCGACGGCAACGCGGCCGCGACGCTGTCGTTCGGCGGCGCGCTGGTCGGTTTCTGCCTGACCCTCGCCTCCAGCATCGCGCACAACTCGACGCTCGGTGAAGTCGTGCTGTGGGCCGTCGGCGCGATGGCCGTGCAGCTCGTCACTTATGCCGTGCTGACCCGCCTGATTCCCGGCATGAACCATGCGATCGAGGATCGCAACGTCGCGATGGGCGGCCTGATGGGCACCGCGTCGCTCGTCGTCGGCATCATCAATGCCGCCTGCCTGACCTGA
- a CDS encoding glutamine synthetase family protein: MADVVPVLVDEIRAFRQAHPEIGYVDLICLDLPGHFYGKRYPIDALEKVASGSLLKLPQNCVLLGTQGGLYKIGDYCFNDGDPDVPRRLIPGTLKPVRWERQPLAQMLISSDGTDAPIEFEPREVLARVLRRFAARGIRPVVAFELEFYLFAAQLADGMPQYPRDRLSDDRDDQPNMHIERLSRFSEVLHEMVEAACEQGVDATVITAELGPGQFEINFGHTDDALRAADWSALFCRSTRGVALQHGYRASFMGKPYLHAPGSGMHVHVSLYDDAGRNLLAADEQRPLRHAVAGCLALLPHCMPVFAPNHNAFRRYGSMVNAASRASWGFEDRDACIRIPESDARNLRIEHRLASADANPYLVLAAILTGMEHGLDARIAPIAPLNDDRGSGIDFPKEMLSAVAAMQDHAAVRDGLGSEFVMVYCENKRQEELDFRNEIGAREYRWFL, translated from the coding sequence ATGGCTGACGTCGTTCCCGTGCTGGTCGATGAAATCCGCGCATTCCGGCAGGCGCATCCCGAGATCGGTTATGTCGACCTGATCTGTCTCGACCTGCCCGGCCACTTCTACGGCAAGCGCTATCCGATCGACGCGCTCGAGAAGGTCGCGTCGGGCTCGCTGCTGAAGCTGCCGCAGAACTGCGTGCTGCTCGGCACGCAGGGCGGCCTCTACAAGATCGGCGACTACTGCTTCAACGACGGCGACCCCGATGTGCCGCGCCGCCTGATTCCCGGCACGCTGAAGCCGGTGCGCTGGGAACGGCAGCCGCTCGCGCAGATGCTGATCAGCTCCGACGGCACGGACGCGCCGATCGAGTTCGAGCCGCGCGAAGTGCTCGCGCGCGTGCTGCGACGCTTCGCGGCGCGCGGCATCCGGCCGGTCGTCGCGTTCGAGCTCGAGTTCTACCTGTTCGCCGCACAGCTCGCGGACGGGATGCCGCAGTATCCGCGCGATCGCTTGAGCGACGACCGCGACGACCAGCCGAACATGCACATCGAGCGGCTGTCGCGGTTTTCCGAGGTGCTGCACGAGATGGTCGAGGCCGCGTGCGAGCAGGGCGTCGACGCGACGGTGATCACGGCCGAGCTCGGACCCGGCCAGTTCGAAATCAACTTCGGCCATACCGACGATGCATTGCGCGCGGCCGACTGGTCGGCGCTGTTCTGCCGCAGCACGCGCGGTGTCGCGTTGCAGCACGGCTATCGCGCGAGCTTCATGGGCAAGCCGTACCTGCACGCACCGGGCAGCGGGATGCATGTGCACGTGAGCCTGTATGACGACGCGGGGCGCAACCTGCTCGCCGCCGACGAGCAGCGGCCGCTGCGGCATGCGGTGGCCGGCTGCCTCGCGCTGCTGCCGCATTGCATGCCGGTGTTCGCGCCGAATCACAATGCGTTCCGGCGTTATGGCTCGATGGTGAACGCGGCGAGCCGGGCAAGCTGGGGCTTCGAGGATCGCGACGCGTGCATCCGGATTCCGGAATCGGATGCGCGCAACCTGCGCATCGAGCATCGGCTGGCGAGCGCGGACGCCAATCCGTACCTGGTGCTCGCGGCGATTCTCACCGGGATGGAGCACGGGCTCGACGCACGGATCGCGCCGATCGCGCCGCTCAACGACGATCGCGGCAGCGGGATCGATTTCCCGAAGGAGATGCTGTCGGCCGTCGCGGCGATGCAGGATCACGCGGCCGTGCGTGACGGGCTCGGCAGCGAGTTCGTGATGGTGTATTGCGAGAACAAGCGGCAGGAGGAGCTGGATTTCCGCAACGAGATCGGCGCGCGGGAGTATCGGTGGTTTCTGTGA
- a CDS encoding SPFH domain-containing protein, with product MSLGSFIRKQFIDVLQWTEDTDGVLAWRYPMEDQEIQYGGQLTVRETQVAIFVNEGKVADVFQPGLYKLETRTLPVLTYLQNWDKFFQSPFKSDVYFFSTRLQLGRRWGTAQPVTIRDREFGFVQVRAFGIYSYRIVDAAAFHREVSGTRAQYTVDDLEQQLRNLVVTAMSTTFGSSDVPFVDMAANQSLLSQRVADALAPVFTRYGLALDAFAVESVSLPAELQKALDLRIGAGMAGDLARATQYQTAQAIPLAAQNPGGIAGVGAGLAAGAAIGQAMAGQIAGAAQPAPSAPAAAPVAAAQPAEATDYVQRLEQLKALLDKGLVTEEDYSRAKAEILAKLTR from the coding sequence ATGAGTCTGGGTTCGTTTATCCGCAAGCAGTTCATCGACGTCCTGCAATGGACGGAAGACACCGACGGCGTGCTGGCCTGGCGCTATCCGATGGAAGACCAGGAGATCCAGTACGGCGGCCAGCTGACCGTGCGCGAAACGCAGGTCGCGATCTTCGTCAACGAAGGCAAGGTCGCCGACGTATTCCAGCCCGGGCTGTACAAGCTGGAGACGCGCACGCTGCCGGTGCTCACGTACCTGCAGAACTGGGATAAATTCTTCCAGTCGCCTTTCAAGTCGGACGTCTACTTCTTCAGCACGCGGCTGCAGCTCGGCCGGCGCTGGGGTACCGCGCAGCCGGTGACGATCCGCGATCGCGAATTCGGCTTCGTGCAGGTGCGCGCATTCGGCATCTATTCGTACCGGATCGTCGATGCGGCCGCGTTCCACCGCGAGGTGAGCGGCACGCGCGCGCAGTACACGGTCGACGATCTCGAACAGCAGTTGCGCAACCTGGTCGTCACCGCGATGAGCACGACGTTCGGTTCTTCCGACGTGCCGTTCGTCGACATGGCCGCGAACCAGTCACTGCTGTCGCAGCGCGTCGCCGACGCGCTGGCGCCGGTGTTCACGCGCTACGGTCTCGCGCTCGATGCGTTCGCGGTCGAAAGCGTGTCGCTGCCGGCCGAGCTGCAGAAGGCGCTCGACCTGCGGATCGGCGCGGGGATGGCTGGCGATCTCGCACGCGCGACGCAATACCAGACCGCGCAGGCGATCCCGCTGGCCGCGCAGAATCCGGGCGGCATCGCCGGCGTTGGCGCGGGGCTCGCGGCCGGCGCGGCGATCGGGCAGGCGATGGCCGGCCAGATCGCGGGGGCCGCGCAACCGGCACCGTCCGCGCCTGCTGCGGCGCCGGTTGCCGCCGCGCAGCCGGCCGAGGCGACAGACTACGTGCAACGCCTCGAACAGTTGAAGGCGCTGCTCGACAAGGGTCTCGTGACCGAAGAAGACTACTCGCGCGCGAAGGCGGAAATCCTCGCGAAGCTCACCCGGTAA
- a CDS encoding NAD(P)/FAD-dependent oxidoreductase codes for MFVQSDRHVASYYAGTYPAPIPHRPELDERIDADVLVVGAGFSGLHTALRLALAGKRVVVLEASRVAWAASGRNGGQALLGWSCDMQPLEDSLGRDGARELWDSMRWAAAEVRELPARHGFDIDYRPGSLWAAVRPRRVAMLAQARDEAAERWGYDRLRVIGQDEMPEWIGSARYLAALYDPEAGHLNPLKLALGLAQTIERAGGRIFEQSRVLDCREAAGGHVARTAHGEVRADVLVLACNAYVDRLDPDLSRRLLPVGTYQVATAPLAPDVARALLPQNSCVIDNQFVPDYFRLSPDNRLLFGGGCTYLGGIPADIAAATRPHLERVFPQLGGVPLDYVWGGHIDISMRRTPDIGRRGQRFWLQGFSGHGVLPTLAGARAVADAVLGDDRLLAQYQRIRNPRFPGGDRLAAPLEAIGKAWYRLRDTV; via the coding sequence ATGTTCGTGCAGTCCGACCGTCACGTCGCAAGCTACTACGCCGGCACCTATCCGGCGCCGATCCCGCATCGTCCCGAACTGGATGAACGTATCGACGCCGACGTGCTGGTCGTCGGCGCCGGCTTCAGCGGACTGCATACGGCGTTGCGCCTCGCGCTCGCGGGCAAGCGTGTGGTCGTGCTCGAAGCGAGCCGCGTCGCGTGGGCCGCATCGGGCCGCAACGGCGGACAGGCGCTGCTCGGCTGGTCGTGCGACATGCAGCCGCTCGAGGATTCGCTTGGCCGCGACGGCGCGCGCGAGCTGTGGGACAGCATGCGCTGGGCCGCGGCCGAAGTGCGCGAACTGCCCGCGCGGCACGGCTTCGACATCGACTACCGGCCCGGCAGCCTGTGGGCGGCGGTGCGGCCGCGCCGCGTCGCGATGCTCGCGCAGGCCCGCGACGAAGCGGCCGAGCGCTGGGGCTACGACCGGCTGCGCGTGATCGGGCAGGACGAGATGCCCGAATGGATCGGCAGCGCGCGCTATCTCGCCGCGCTCTACGATCCCGAGGCCGGGCACCTGAATCCGCTGAAGCTCGCGCTCGGTCTCGCGCAGACGATCGAACGGGCCGGTGGCCGCATCTTCGAGCAGAGCCGCGTGCTCGATTGTCGCGAGGCGGCCGGCGGCCATGTCGCGCGCACCGCGCACGGCGAGGTGCGTGCGGACGTGCTGGTGCTCGCGTGCAACGCTTACGTCGACCGGCTCGATCCCGACCTGTCGCGCCGCTTGCTGCCGGTCGGCACCTACCAGGTCGCGACCGCGCCGCTCGCGCCGGACGTCGCGCGCGCGCTGTTGCCGCAGAACAGCTGCGTGATCGACAACCAGTTCGTGCCCGACTACTTCCGCCTGAGCCCTGACAACCGCCTGCTGTTCGGCGGCGGCTGCACCTATCTCGGCGGCATACCGGCCGACATCGCGGCCGCGACACGCCCGCACCTCGAACGCGTGTTCCCGCAACTGGGCGGCGTGCCGCTCGACTACGTGTGGGGCGGTCACATCGACATCAGCATGCGCCGCACGCCGGACATCGGCCGCCGCGGCCAGCGTTTCTGGCTGCAGGGCTTCTCGGGGCACGGCGTGCTGCCGACGCTCGCCGGTGCGCGCGCGGTCGCCGATGCCGTGCTCGGCGACGATCGCCTGCTCGCGCAGTACCAGCGCATCCGCAACCCGCGCTTCCCTGGCGGTGACCGCCTCGCCGCGCCGCTGGAAGCGATCGGCAAGGCCTGGTACCGTTTGCGCGATACCGTCTGA
- a CDS encoding N-acetylmuramoyl-L-alanine amidase family protein: MTNRTVRRLRPFARAAARLLVCAPLLGTPLALHAAGSASPDTQPASGRYIVVDTGHTPAHPGATGASGRVEYRYNLDLSTAVAETLAAHGDRVLRTSADGREITLDQRSTQAPDANLFVSIHHDSMQQQFIDAGRQREFRGFAVFVSERNPHYAESLRCAKAIAERLVAAGERPSLYHAQPVKGENRPLIDPQLGIHRFDDLVVLRTAPIPAVLVEAGVIVNPDEEKRLAQRETIQRLSAAIAGGIDACTAAR; this comes from the coding sequence ATGACAAATCGAACCGTTCGACGCCTTCGCCCGTTCGCGCGCGCCGCCGCACGCCTGCTCGTGTGCGCCCCGCTGCTCGGCACGCCGCTCGCACTGCATGCGGCAGGCTCCGCAAGCCCGGACACCCAGCCCGCGTCCGGCCGCTACATCGTCGTCGATACCGGCCATACGCCGGCCCATCCGGGTGCCACCGGCGCGAGCGGTCGCGTCGAATACCGGTACAACCTTGACCTGTCCACCGCCGTCGCAGAGACGCTCGCCGCGCATGGCGATCGCGTGCTGCGCACGTCGGCCGACGGCCGCGAGATCACGCTCGACCAGCGCTCGACGCAGGCGCCCGACGCGAACCTGTTCGTGTCGATCCATCACGATTCGATGCAGCAGCAGTTCATCGACGCGGGCCGGCAACGCGAATTCCGCGGTTTCGCGGTGTTCGTGTCCGAGCGCAATCCACACTACGCGGAAAGCCTGCGATGCGCGAAGGCGATCGCCGAACGGCTGGTCGCGGCCGGCGAGCGGCCATCGCTGTATCACGCGCAGCCGGTCAAGGGCGAGAATCGTCCGCTGATCGATCCGCAACTCGGCATCCACCGCTTCGACGATCTCGTCGTGCTGCGCACCGCGCCGATTCCGGCCGTGCTGGTCGAGGCCGGCGTGATCGTCAATCCCGACGAGGAAAAGCGTCTCGCGCAGCGCGAGACGATCCAGCGCCTGTCCGCCGCGATCGCGGGCGGGATCGACGCGTGTACGGCGGCCAGGTAA
- a CDS encoding lysozyme inhibitor LprI family protein, whose amino-acid sequence MMKKNLLVSCALLALAVPFAAHAAGCGKPRSAFDQVYCSSNQFSQLDRELNDEYGRVRKQLSGDQQAKLKTGQLAWMKQRDDRCSETRDDGYLVNLQCAIDFTQSRLSFLRERERECSSTGCVTAKLGE is encoded by the coding sequence ATGATGAAGAAGAATCTGCTCGTATCCTGCGCGCTGCTTGCGCTTGCCGTTCCGTTCGCCGCGCACGCGGCCGGCTGCGGGAAACCGCGCAGTGCGTTCGACCAGGTGTACTGCAGCAGCAACCAGTTCTCGCAGCTCGACCGCGAACTGAACGACGAGTACGGCCGCGTGCGCAAGCAACTGAGCGGCGACCAGCAGGCGAAACTGAAGACGGGCCAGCTCGCGTGGATGAAGCAGCGCGACGACCGCTGCAGCGAAACGCGCGACGACGGCTATCTCGTGAACCTGCAGTGCGCGATCGACTTCACGCAATCGCGCCTGTCGTTCCTGCGCGAACGCGAGCGCGAATGCTCGAGCACCGGTTGCGTGACGGCGAAGCTCGGGGAGTAA
- a CDS encoding GNAT family N-acetyltransferase has product MAPNTTTIDIRATTPADAATIAEIHVASWQATYPGIMPAPFLAGLSVEQRTAAWRDVLDAGRPRVALAFTEGEPRGWVAYGPTRDTDKDSTWGEIEAIYLHPSHCGQGIGAALVNHACRALHDAGHVRVSLWVLVENRRAKAFYEREGFVVERDVKTFEIDGAPIEEVRYWRTLL; this is encoded by the coding sequence ATGGCACCGAATACGACGACGATCGACATCCGCGCCACCACGCCCGCCGACGCCGCGACCATCGCCGAGATCCACGTCGCATCGTGGCAGGCAACCTACCCAGGCATCATGCCTGCGCCGTTCCTCGCCGGTCTGTCGGTCGAACAGCGCACCGCCGCCTGGCGCGACGTGCTCGACGCTGGACGGCCGCGGGTCGCGCTCGCGTTCACGGAAGGCGAGCCGCGAGGCTGGGTTGCCTATGGTCCGACACGCGACACCGACAAGGACTCGACCTGGGGCGAAATCGAAGCGATCTACCTGCATCCGTCGCATTGCGGCCAAGGAATCGGCGCGGCGCTGGTCAACCATGCGTGCCGTGCGCTGCATGACGCAGGGCATGTCCGGGTGTCGCTGTGGGTGCTCGTCGAGAATCGTCGTGCGAAGGCATTCTATGAACGCGAGGGCTTTGTCGTCGAGCGCGACGTCAAGACGTTCGAGATCGACGGCGCGCCAATCGAAGAGGTTCGCTATTGGCGTACGCTTCTTTAG
- a CDS encoding polyamine aminopropyltransferase — MLHKRALVLSILVLASCGLGYELISSALSSYLLGDSILQFSSVIGCYLFAMGIGSWLAKFVEDDDVLDRFVDIELLVGLLGGVSAALLFVVFAWLAAPFRAALYALVLALGLLIGMEIPLVMRAFQQRRQAFRHTVSEVLTFDYLGSLAVSLIFPLVLAPRLGLLRTSFLFGLLNAFVALWTTHLFRDEIRNVRGKLMRASLVIGLLVAGFALSDRITHWAEHGVYGDETIYSETTPYQRIVLTQWHDDMRLYLNGNLQFSSRDEHRYHEALIHPTIDALPWAKRVLVLGGGDGLAVRELLKHRNLEQITLVDLDPAMTKLFSTSAPLVKLNQGALRDPRVRVINDDAVRWLESNADVYDAIVVDFPDPTNFGLGRLYSVPVFRLLARHLSENGYAVIQSTSPYFAPHAYWTIIATLHEAGLNTWPYHCYVPSFGDWGFVIAGKRRDFTVPTHYSVPTRWLDAQTAAEMFHFPADMPALPMSPNELNDQPLVRRFDDDWKHVLR; from the coding sequence ATGCTGCATAAGCGCGCGCTCGTCCTGTCGATCCTCGTGCTCGCGTCGTGCGGGCTCGGCTACGAACTGATCAGCAGCGCGCTGTCGAGCTACCTGCTCGGCGATTCGATCCTGCAATTCTCGTCGGTGATCGGCTGCTACCTGTTCGCGATGGGGATCGGCTCGTGGCTCGCGAAGTTCGTCGAGGACGACGACGTGCTCGACCGCTTCGTCGACATCGAGCTGCTCGTCGGCCTGCTCGGCGGCGTGTCGGCCGCGCTGCTGTTCGTGGTGTTCGCATGGCTGGCCGCGCCGTTCCGCGCAGCGCTCTACGCGCTCGTGCTCGCGCTCGGCCTGTTGATCGGGATGGAGATCCCGCTGGTGATGCGCGCGTTCCAGCAGCGCCGCCAGGCGTTCCGCCATACCGTCAGCGAGGTGCTGACCTTCGACTATCTCGGCTCGCTCGCCGTGTCGCTGATCTTCCCGCTCGTGCTCGCGCCGCGTCTCGGCCTGTTGCGCACGAGCTTCCTGTTCGGCCTGCTGAACGCGTTCGTCGCGCTGTGGACCACGCACCTGTTCCGCGACGAGATCCGCAACGTGCGCGGCAAGCTGATGCGCGCGTCGCTCGTGATCGGGCTGCTCGTCGCCGGCTTCGCGCTGTCGGACCGCATCACGCACTGGGCCGAACACGGCGTGTACGGCGACGAGACGATCTATTCGGAAACGACGCCGTACCAGCGCATCGTGCTCACGCAGTGGCACGACGACATGCGGCTGTACCTGAACGGCAACCTGCAGTTCTCGTCGCGCGACGAGCACCGCTATCACGAGGCACTGATCCATCCGACGATCGACGCGCTGCCGTGGGCGAAGCGCGTGCTGGTGCTCGGCGGCGGCGACGGCCTCGCGGTGCGCGAACTGCTCAAGCACCGCAACCTCGAACAGATCACGCTCGTCGACCTCGATCCGGCGATGACGAAGCTGTTCTCGACGTCCGCGCCGCTCGTGAAGCTGAACCAGGGCGCACTGAGGGACCCGCGCGTGCGCGTGATCAACGACGACGCGGTGCGCTGGCTCGAATCGAATGCCGACGTGTACGACGCGATCGTCGTCGACTTCCCCGATCCGACCAACTTCGGGCTCGGCCGGCTCTATTCGGTGCCGGTGTTCCGCCTGCTCGCGCGCCACCTGTCGGAGAACGGCTATGCGGTGATCCAGTCGACGTCGCCGTATTTCGCGCCGCACGCGTACTGGACGATCATCGCGACGCTGCACGAAGCCGGGCTCAACACCTGGCCGTACCACTGCTACGTGCCGTCGTTCGGCGACTGGGGGTTCGTGATCGCCGGCAAGCGCCGCGACTTCACCGTGCCGACGCACTACTCGGTACCGACGCGCTGGCTCGACGCGCAGACGGCCGCCGAGATGTTCCACTTCCCGGCCGACATGCCGGCGCTGCCGATGTCGCCGAACGAACTCAACGACCAGCCGCTCGTGCGCCGCTTCGACGACGACTGGAAGCACGTGCTGCGCTGA
- a CDS encoding helix-turn-helix domain-containing protein, producing the protein MNEQEEIESLAILIRDLRKHRKVTLNDLAERIGRSVGFLSQVERGLSRPTVADLTAIGEALGVPTTYFYSLSKPRSVPWVTRPDERRTVYYAAGITDILVSPNMRSRFSILESHLAPGASSGERSVDDSDEQGGFVLEGELTIWIDGDDTPVTLGPNDAFQLPAHQRFRYANLSDTPTRVIWVFT; encoded by the coding sequence ATGAACGAACAGGAAGAGATAGAAAGTCTGGCGATCCTGATCCGCGACCTGCGCAAGCATCGCAAGGTCACGCTCAACGATCTGGCGGAACGGATCGGCCGCTCGGTCGGCTTTTTGTCGCAGGTCGAGCGCGGGCTGTCGCGCCCGACGGTCGCCGATCTCACCGCGATCGGCGAGGCGCTCGGCGTGCCGACCACGTATTTCTACAGCCTCAGCAAGCCGCGCAGCGTGCCGTGGGTCACGCGGCCCGACGAGCGGCGCACCGTGTATTACGCGGCCGGCATCACGGACATCCTCGTGTCGCCGAACATGCGTTCGCGCTTCTCGATCCTCGAAAGCCATCTCGCGCCCGGCGCGAGCAGCGGCGAGCGCTCCGTCGACGACAGCGACGAGCAGGGCGGCTTCGTGCTCGAAGGCGAGCTGACGATCTGGATCGACGGCGACGACACGCCCGTCACGCTCGGCCCGAACGACGCGTTTCAGTTGCCCGCGCACCAGCGGTTTCGTTACGCGAACCTGAGTGACACACCGACGCGCGTGATCTGGGTGTTCACCTGA